One Pectobacterium colocasium DNA segment encodes these proteins:
- a CDS encoding ABC transporter permease — MLHVSQFSSRLAGIALVLPALAVVAVCFITPLGLSVGGAFVSQNGVGIDNFVTALTLYLPDILFTLLIVSLSTLLIGLLSVMIGGYLTLGESPRMVALLRCVYRWPLFIPFIVTGQILRTFLAKNGWLNGALDTLGIVDMASASNWLDWRGIVFAFVWKQTPFVALLIAGAMASLDRTMIESARNLGASRLRILCEIVVPQVGQTLLTGLILSFVTMMSVLSVPMMINAQSPTMLTANIAFRINAYGDYGVANALGVISLLMTGLFAVIYLRLNMRDKA, encoded by the coding sequence ATGTTGCACGTATCCCAATTTTCCTCCCGACTGGCGGGTATCGCGCTTGTGCTACCCGCGCTGGCGGTGGTGGCTGTCTGTTTTATCACGCCGCTGGGGCTGTCGGTTGGGGGCGCTTTTGTCAGTCAGAATGGCGTGGGCATTGATAATTTTGTCACGGCATTGACGCTGTATCTGCCCGATATCCTGTTTACCTTACTGATAGTGAGCCTCTCAACGCTGCTGATTGGCCTGCTATCGGTCATGATCGGCGGTTACCTGACGCTAGGGGAAAGCCCGCGTATGGTGGCGTTGCTGCGCTGTGTCTATCGCTGGCCCCTGTTTATTCCGTTTATCGTGACCGGGCAAATTTTACGCACGTTTCTGGCTAAGAACGGCTGGCTGAATGGCGCACTGGATACGCTCGGCATTGTCGATATGGCCAGTGCCAGCAACTGGCTGGACTGGCGTGGCATTGTGTTCGCTTTTGTCTGGAAACAGACGCCGTTTGTGGCGCTGCTGATCGCTGGTGCGATGGCGTCGCTGGATCGCACAATGATAGAGTCCGCCCGTAACTTAGGCGCGTCGCGCTTGCGTATCCTGTGTGAAATTGTGGTGCCTCAGGTTGGGCAAACGCTGCTTACCGGGCTCATTCTCTCTTTTGTCACCATGATGTCGGTACTGTCCGTACCGATGATGATTAATGCTCAGTCGCCGACGATGTTAACCGCCAACATTGCCTTCCGCATTAACGCCTACGGAGATTATGGCGTGGCGAATGCGTTGGGGGTGATTTCCCTGCTGATGACCGGTCTGTTTGCCGTGATTTATCTCCGCTTGAACATGAGGGATAAAGCATGA
- a CDS encoding extracellular solute-binding protein — protein MKRIFAATLMMSTPLAAVQAQELTVLTAGDQNMVDYVNEYLGPLFEKQHPGVKVRAVGTGPGDAGSQKILERFNAQQAAGAKVWDTDVAVVHEKFVGPMVQKGDLLKYRDDIASGKLVSMAAADKAMGTDVKGYVMPMFSSQTALAYNPGMVANPPKSYDEIQQWAAANPKMFGYNGIKGGASGVSFVMGWIYAYGGDAQKLMNGPFDETAAQKWQPAFERLKAFNKNVTLTPGNAGTLDMLSRGEIAMGPVWVDMFYSWKASGQLPDNFKLLLPAPGMPGQPMHYVIPAQAPNRELAKQFVELATSAKVQAEGIVERFNWYPGIDAKYVQAELKPAVWQRLFTDVTPDELASKGKTFPIAPYHTAILNAYEQAMAK, from the coding sequence ATGAAACGCATTTTTGCTGCAACGCTGATGATGAGTACGCCACTGGCTGCTGTACAGGCTCAGGAATTAACGGTGTTGACGGCGGGTGACCAGAACATGGTCGACTATGTCAATGAATATCTGGGGCCGCTGTTTGAGAAACAGCATCCCGGCGTAAAAGTACGTGCGGTCGGCACCGGACCGGGTGATGCGGGGTCGCAGAAGATTCTTGAGCGTTTCAATGCACAGCAGGCCGCGGGTGCCAAAGTCTGGGACACCGATGTGGCGGTCGTGCATGAGAAGTTTGTCGGCCCGATGGTGCAAAAGGGCGATCTGCTGAAATATCGCGACGATATCGCCAGTGGAAAGTTGGTTAGCATGGCCGCGGCGGATAAAGCCATGGGGACGGACGTAAAAGGCTATGTCATGCCGATGTTCAGCAGCCAGACGGCGCTGGCCTATAACCCTGGCATGGTAGCGAATCCGCCTAAAAGCTATGACGAAATTCAACAGTGGGCTGCCGCGAATCCGAAAATGTTCGGCTATAACGGGATTAAAGGCGGTGCGTCGGGTGTGAGCTTCGTGATGGGCTGGATTTACGCTTACGGCGGCGATGCCCAGAAGCTGATGAACGGACCGTTTGATGAGACGGCAGCGCAGAAATGGCAGCCGGCGTTTGAACGCCTGAAAGCTTTTAACAAGAACGTGACGCTGACGCCGGGCAACGCTGGCACGCTCGATATGTTGAGCCGTGGCGAAATCGCGATGGGGCCGGTGTGGGTCGACATGTTCTACTCCTGGAAAGCGAGCGGACAACTGCCGGACAATTTCAAATTGCTGTTGCCTGCGCCCGGTATGCCGGGGCAGCCGATGCACTATGTCATCCCCGCGCAGGCACCGAACCGCGAACTGGCTAAGCAGTTTGTTGAACTGGCAACCAGCGCCAAAGTACAGGCCGAAGGGATTGTGGAACGCTTTAACTGGTATCCGGGGATCGATGCCAAGTACGTTCAGGCTGAGCTAAAACCCGCGGTATGGCAACGTCTGTTCACGGATGTGACGCCGGATGAGCTGGCGAGCAAAGGAAAAACGTTCCCTATCGCGCCTTATCACACCGCGATTCTGAACGCCTATGAGCAGGCGATGGCGAAATAG